A stretch of Corallococcus macrosporus DNA encodes these proteins:
- a CDS encoding amidohydrolase has protein sequence MTAETSIYRAQRVWTLDAERPRAEALAVRDGRVLAVGTLAEVRAAAGPGAREVDLGRATVVPGLVDAHAHIHGLGKSLTTVRLEKAPSVEDVVQRLAKAPASSFQGDWLLGKGWDQNEWPGAAFPGRAELDARFPKTPVFLTRVDHHAAWVNGEALRRAGITRDTPDPQGGRILRDAKGEPTGVLVDNAMDVVEAAIPAPTREQLETRLRAALERCARVGLTGVHDAGMDLQSFRTLQAWDAAGTLPLRVYAMAAGQGEQRHAYLEQGPWQGRHLAMRSVKFLADGALGSRGAALHEDYSDEPGQRGLLLLAPEELEARAQAFMAKGFQVCIHAIGDRANTLVVDVLLKGAERTGTQALRHRVEHAQILRLEDIRRLGAAGLVASVQPTHATSDMPWAETRLGRERLKGAYAWRTLKDAGAHIALGSDFPIENPDVLAGLYAARTRQDAKGWPEGGWYPEERLSAAEALEGFTVGPAWASFEEARRGRLKPGLDADFVALSEDPLEGPAAALVHARVLATVVAGAEVFRAAE, from the coding sequence ATGACGGCGGAGACCTCGATCTACAGGGCGCAGCGCGTGTGGACGCTCGATGCGGAGCGTCCGCGCGCGGAAGCATTGGCGGTGCGTGACGGGCGCGTGCTCGCGGTGGGCACGCTCGCGGAAGTGCGCGCCGCCGCGGGACCTGGCGCGCGCGAGGTGGACCTGGGCCGGGCCACGGTGGTGCCCGGCCTGGTGGACGCGCACGCGCACATCCATGGTCTGGGCAAGAGCCTGACCACGGTGCGCCTGGAGAAGGCGCCCTCGGTGGAGGACGTGGTCCAGCGGCTGGCGAAGGCGCCCGCGTCGAGCTTCCAGGGGGACTGGTTGCTCGGAAAGGGCTGGGACCAGAACGAGTGGCCCGGCGCCGCGTTCCCCGGCCGCGCGGAACTGGATGCGCGCTTCCCCAAGACGCCGGTGTTCCTCACGCGCGTGGATCACCACGCGGCCTGGGTGAACGGCGAGGCGCTGCGCCGCGCGGGCATCACGCGGGATACGCCGGATCCGCAAGGCGGCCGCATCCTCCGGGACGCGAAGGGCGAGCCCACCGGCGTCCTCGTGGACAACGCGATGGACGTGGTGGAGGCCGCCATCCCCGCGCCCACGCGCGAGCAACTGGAGACGCGGCTGCGAGCCGCCCTGGAGCGGTGCGCTCGGGTCGGGCTCACGGGCGTGCACGACGCAGGCATGGACCTGCAGTCCTTCCGCACGTTGCAGGCGTGGGACGCGGCGGGGACGCTGCCCCTGCGCGTGTACGCGATGGCGGCGGGGCAGGGTGAGCAGCGCCACGCCTATCTGGAGCAGGGCCCGTGGCAGGGGCGCCACCTGGCGATGCGCTCGGTGAAGTTCCTCGCGGACGGCGCGCTGGGAAGCCGGGGCGCGGCGCTCCACGAGGACTACAGCGACGAGCCCGGCCAGCGCGGCCTGCTGCTCCTGGCGCCGGAAGAACTCGAGGCTCGCGCCCAGGCCTTCATGGCGAAGGGCTTCCAGGTGTGCATCCACGCCATTGGAGACCGTGCCAATACATTGGTCGTGGACGTGCTCCTCAAGGGCGCGGAGCGCACGGGCACGCAGGCCCTGCGCCACCGCGTGGAGCACGCCCAGATTCTGCGGCTGGAGGACATCCGGAGGCTGGGCGCGGCGGGGCTGGTGGCCAGCGTGCAGCCCACGCACGCGACCAGCGACATGCCCTGGGCGGAGACGCGGCTGGGGCGCGAGCGGCTCAAGGGCGCCTACGCCTGGCGCACGCTGAAGGACGCGGGCGCGCACATCGCGCTGGGCAGTGACTTCCCCATCGAGAACCCGGACGTGCTCGCGGGGCTCTACGCGGCGCGCACGCGGCAGGACGCGAAGGGCTGGCCGGAGGGTGGCTGGTATCCGGAAGAGCGCCTGAGCGCGGCGGAAGCGCTGGAGGGCTTCACGGTGGGGCCCGCGTGGGCGTCCTTCGAGGAGGCGCGGCGCGGCAGGCTGAAGCCCGGCCTGGACGCGGACTTCGTCGCGCTGTCGGAGGATCCGCTGGAGGGGCCCGCGGCCGCGCTGGTGCACGCGCG
- a CDS encoding NfeD family protein produces the protein MREHVDRRRLRRHVLWGWLLALLFTGLVAPAAPASPAFVARCELEGVVDAGSGAYLADCVKRAEDGGATALLVRLDTPGGSLEATRAVVRAFLGSRVPVLVWVGPSGARAGSAGVFISLASNVSAMAPGTNIGAAHPVGLGGEDVEESGGEQLARKVENDTVAFAEGIARQRGRNPEWAASAVRDSASVPADRAVELRVVELVAPTETAFLDAVDGRRVEVAGGDTVTLATRDAHVVSLEPGLSQQVVHALAQPSLIYLLFLTAALGLVVELSHPGAVAPGLIGCVALVLALMASATLPVRTGALVLMLVGVGLILAELFVTSGLLGASGTGLLILGGVFLVDRFEPGWFVEPSFRLSWGVLLPTALVFAGTAAFIAYRSAQTRKLPQRGGDAGLVGEAGTALGPVTPSGGEVFVHGERWRAVSFTPIREGAQVVVRAVEGLTLTVAESMP, from the coding sequence ATGCGGGAACACGTCGACAGGAGGCGCTTGCGCCGTCACGTCCTGTGGGGCTGGCTCCTGGCGTTGCTCTTCACGGGCCTCGTCGCTCCGGCGGCTCCCGCGTCGCCTGCCTTCGTCGCGCGATGCGAACTGGAGGGCGTGGTGGATGCCGGGTCGGGTGCCTACCTCGCGGACTGCGTGAAGCGCGCGGAGGACGGTGGGGCCACGGCGCTGCTCGTGCGGTTGGACACGCCGGGCGGCTCGCTGGAGGCCACCCGCGCCGTGGTGCGAGCGTTCCTGGGCTCGCGCGTTCCCGTGCTCGTGTGGGTGGGGCCTTCCGGCGCGCGGGCAGGCAGCGCGGGCGTGTTCATCTCGCTGGCCTCGAACGTCAGCGCCATGGCGCCGGGGACGAACATCGGCGCGGCGCACCCCGTGGGGCTGGGGGGCGAGGACGTGGAAGAGAGCGGCGGCGAGCAGCTTGCCCGGAAGGTGGAGAACGACACCGTCGCCTTCGCGGAGGGCATCGCACGGCAGCGGGGCCGCAATCCGGAGTGGGCCGCGTCCGCCGTGCGCGACAGCGCCAGCGTCCCCGCGGACCGCGCCGTGGAGCTTCGCGTGGTGGAGCTCGTCGCTCCCACCGAGACCGCGTTCCTCGATGCCGTGGATGGCCGCCGCGTGGAGGTGGCCGGGGGTGACACCGTGACGCTCGCCACCCGCGATGCGCACGTGGTGTCCCTGGAGCCGGGGCTGTCACAGCAGGTGGTGCATGCGCTGGCGCAGCCCTCCCTCATCTACCTGCTGTTCCTCACCGCGGCGCTGGGCCTGGTGGTGGAGCTGTCCCATCCGGGCGCGGTGGCGCCGGGGCTCATCGGCTGTGTGGCGCTGGTGCTGGCGTTGATGGCGTCCGCGACGCTGCCGGTGCGCACGGGCGCGCTGGTGTTGATGCTCGTGGGCGTGGGGCTCATCCTCGCGGAGCTGTTCGTCACCAGTGGCCTGCTGGGAGCCTCGGGCACGGGCCTGTTGATACTGGGTGGCGTGTTCCTGGTGGACCGCTTCGAGCCGGGCTGGTTCGTGGAGCCGTCCTTCCGCCTGTCGTGGGGCGTGCTGCTGCCGACGGCGCTCGTGTTCGCGGGGACCGCGGCCTTCATCGCGTACCGCAGCGCCCAGACGCGCAAGCTGCCACAGCGGGGCGGCGACGCGGGGCTCGTCGGCGAGGCGGGCACGGCGCTGGGCCCCGTCACCCCTTCGGGCGGCGAGGTGTTCGTCCACGGCGAGCGCTGGCGCGCCGTCTCCTTCACTCCCATCCGCGAAGGCGCGCAGGTCGTGGTGCGCGCCGTGGAAGGGCTCACCCTCACCGTCGCGGAGTCGATGCCATGA
- a CDS encoding slipin family protein, translated as MNELFGALGLLIPVGLLFLLFISGVRIVTEYQNGVVFRLGRYVGLKRAGFRWLIPFIERMVIIDLRTVARDVPPQDVITKDNVSVKVNAVVYFRVIQADKAVLQVEDYLYATSQIAQTTLRAILGQVELDELLSQRERINHELQQVLDARTDPWGVKVSNVEVKHIDLPLEMQRAIARQAEAERERRAKIIAAEGEHQAAEKLSQAADVLSRNPATLQLRYLQTLVEITGGGNHTILPIPLELLRAFGAIPARPSRPEETREEEDEDASHGLS; from the coding sequence ATGAACGAGCTGTTCGGAGCCCTGGGGCTGCTCATCCCCGTGGGGCTGCTGTTCCTCCTCTTCATCTCCGGCGTGCGCATCGTCACCGAGTACCAGAACGGCGTCGTGTTCCGGCTGGGCCGCTACGTGGGCCTCAAGCGCGCGGGCTTCCGCTGGCTCATCCCCTTCATCGAGCGCATGGTGATCATCGACCTGCGCACCGTCGCGCGCGACGTGCCTCCGCAGGACGTCATCACCAAGGACAACGTCAGCGTGAAGGTCAACGCCGTCGTCTACTTCCGCGTCATCCAGGCGGACAAGGCCGTGCTCCAGGTGGAGGACTACCTCTACGCCACCAGCCAGATTGCCCAGACCACGCTGCGCGCCATCCTGGGCCAGGTGGAGCTGGACGAGCTGCTGTCCCAGCGCGAGCGCATCAACCACGAGCTGCAACAGGTGCTCGACGCGCGCACCGACCCGTGGGGCGTGAAGGTGTCCAACGTGGAGGTGAAGCACATCGACCTGCCGCTGGAGATGCAGCGGGCCATCGCGCGGCAGGCCGAGGCCGAGCGCGAGCGCCGCGCGAAGATCATCGCCGCGGAGGGCGAGCACCAGGCCGCGGAGAAGCTGTCCCAGGCCGCGGACGTGCTCAGCCGCAACCCCGCCACGCTCCAGCTGCGCTACCTGCAGACGCTGGTGGAGATCACCGGCGGTGGCAACCACACCATCCTGCCCATCCCCCTGGAGCTGCTGCGCGCGTTCGGCGCCATCCCCGCGCGGCCCTCACGGCCGGAGGAGACGCGCGAGGAGGAGGACGAGGACGCGTCCCACGGCCTGTCCTGA
- a CDS encoding peptidylprolyl isomerase, translating to MANAKVFFDMSIGGQPAGRIVMELFSDDVPKTAENFRALCTGEKGTGKSGKPLHFKGTPFHRVIPQFMCQGGDITLGNGYGGESIYGEKFADENFKHKHTAPGFLSMANAGPNTNGSQFFLTTVSTPWLDGKHVVFGKVVEGMDVVKKIEAVGSQSGATRQPVKIEDSGQL from the coding sequence ATGGCAAACGCCAAGGTCTTCTTCGACATGTCGATTGGTGGCCAGCCCGCCGGCCGCATCGTGATGGAGCTGTTCTCCGACGACGTTCCCAAGACCGCCGAGAACTTCCGCGCCCTGTGCACGGGTGAGAAGGGCACCGGCAAGAGTGGCAAGCCGCTGCACTTCAAGGGCACGCCGTTCCACCGCGTCATCCCGCAGTTCATGTGCCAGGGCGGCGACATCACGCTCGGCAACGGCTACGGCGGCGAGTCCATCTACGGTGAGAAGTTCGCGGACGAGAACTTCAAGCACAAGCACACCGCCCCGGGCTTCCTCTCCATGGCGAACGCCGGCCCCAACACCAACGGCTCGCAGTTCTTCCTCACCACCGTCTCCACCCCGTGGCTGGACGGCAAGCACGTCGTCTTCGGCAAGGTCGTCGAGGGCATGGACGTGGTGAAGAAGATCGAGGCCGTGGGCAGCCAGTCCGGCGCGACGCGCCAGCCCGTGAAGATCGAGGACAGCGGCCAGCTGTAA
- a CDS encoding DUF2721 domain-containing protein — MNVGVEGLDPSSIQLIGTAVTPAVMVSGCGILATGLDNQISRITARMRDMVREWRTLPEGHARRSLLREEVAIMDRRHAILARAIGFTYAALLSFVVTSLLYLLRRSVAVPEGLPVVSFSLGVGLLGSTAVLALASLRLSRRAITLEGAELFRDGRPGEPPAP; from the coding sequence ATGAACGTCGGCGTGGAAGGCCTGGACCCCTCGTCCATCCAGCTCATCGGCACGGCGGTGACGCCCGCGGTGATGGTGTCCGGGTGCGGCATCCTGGCCACCGGCCTGGACAATCAGATCTCGCGCATCACCGCGCGCATGCGGGACATGGTCCGGGAATGGCGCACGCTGCCGGAGGGCCACGCGCGCCGCTCGCTGCTTCGCGAGGAGGTGGCCATCATGGACCGCCGCCACGCCATCCTCGCCCGGGCCATCGGCTTCACCTACGCGGCGCTGTTGTCCTTCGTGGTGACGTCGCTCTTGTACCTGCTGCGCCGCAGCGTCGCGGTGCCGGAGGGATTGCCGGTGGTGTCCTTCTCCCTGGGCGTGGGGCTCCTGGGGTCCACGGCGGTGCTGGCCCTGGCGTCGCTGCGGCTGAGCCGCCGGGCCATCACGCTGGAGGGCGCGGAGCTCTTCCGCGACGGGCGGCCGGGCGAGCCACCGGCGCCCTGA
- a CDS encoding MerR family transcriptional regulator, whose amino-acid sequence MSTPKTQTEWKLTALAEEVGVSPRTVRYYVQRGLLPAPPFKGPDTVYGEEHRVRLKAIRVLQARFLPLDAIQAELLRLSPEELRRLAETPVGPGTLPEEPVRMPPKRPGKDPTVEVARYQRWLLAPGLELHVSEQAEAKVRALAERVRALIEESQEGTPS is encoded by the coding sequence GTGAGCACGCCCAAGACACAGACGGAGTGGAAGCTGACCGCGCTGGCGGAGGAGGTGGGCGTCTCGCCTCGCACGGTCCGCTATTACGTCCAGCGGGGCCTCCTGCCCGCGCCGCCCTTCAAGGGGCCGGACACGGTCTACGGAGAGGAGCACCGGGTGCGGCTCAAGGCCATCCGGGTGCTCCAGGCGAGATTCCTGCCGCTGGACGCCATCCAGGCGGAGCTGTTGCGGCTGTCGCCGGAGGAGCTGCGCCGGCTGGCGGAGACGCCGGTGGGCCCGGGGACGCTGCCGGAGGAGCCGGTCCGGATGCCTCCGAAGCGGCCGGGAAAAGACCCGACGGTGGAGGTGGCGCGTTACCAGCGCTGGCTCCTGGCGCCGGGGTTGGAATTGCACGTGTCGGAGCAGGCGGAAGCGAAGGTCCGGGCGCTGGCGGAGCGGGTGCGCGCCCTCATCGAGGAGTCCCAGGAAGGAACGCCGTCATGA
- a CDS encoding VIT domain-containing protein has translation MNEQAKCGLFTREGAQVPLQGVEVSGELLGGHARVRVAQRYRNDEKTPVEAVYTFPLPSDATLSAFSMTCAGRRVAGVVKEREAAFRAYDDAITEGHGAALLDQERANVFTAQVGNLLPGEETLVEVEFLQTLTSEEGSVRWMLPTLVAPRYIPGPVHGDRTGHGSAAPTTRVPDADRISPPQGPVDYGLRMDLLIDVGRDVVVESPSHRLTVTKEGARTRVSLQRDSLFKSLAGDEVELNRDVVLTLRNANPDVMLTPVVTHRKAEGPGTFALTVVPDLLNLAAAPPRQEVVFVVDTSGSMAGDSLPQAQAALRLCLRHLREGDRFNVIAFENSFRSFSAQTVPFTQRTLEQADAWVAGLKAYGGTELLEPMVTAMKAAPDGVVVLLTDGQVGNEEEILNAVLAARGTGRVFSFGIGTNVSDALLRDLARRTDGAVEFIHPGERIDEKVVAQFSRALAPRVTDLEVRFDGVEASELAPATLPPLVDGTPWTLFGRYAQAGTGSVTLKGKSGREPFSLTVRLDLPALSDRPVVEKLWAAERIRGWMDAGLVGRRAEAMKERIVRLAVEHQLATQYTSFVVVEERQGDRRASGTPETRVVPVNAPAGWSMFSDAPGDADDEAEGMLVQARPGARMPMEKMKRMASKPVSAGAPARSRGGAVPPPPPASMSVPAPAPALAPEPPTGSSFQVGSAQGAGAMGPGAASKERREQEPAKKAKGGLFDRLMSASSKLLTAPELEGRPSSQAVPSPRKDKAEAFYEQEEAVLPFVAEAPIAAEDVGVLLGQQLANGLWAGAGEGPEPVRQARATARVLLVLLREGITSSHPLHGAQVKKAVDALLALAAQLTQAPDVAELALGVAWLVAAGPRTRGRIEQAAKPLPGLDGRLGDSAALRQHMETLLATR, from the coding sequence ATGAACGAGCAGGCGAAGTGTGGGCTGTTCACGCGTGAGGGGGCCCAGGTGCCCCTGCAGGGAGTTGAGGTCTCCGGTGAGCTGCTCGGGGGGCACGCGCGGGTGCGCGTGGCGCAGCGCTACCGCAACGACGAGAAGACGCCGGTGGAGGCCGTCTACACCTTCCCCCTGCCCTCCGACGCGACGCTCAGCGCCTTCTCCATGACGTGCGCGGGCCGCCGCGTGGCCGGCGTGGTGAAGGAGCGCGAGGCCGCCTTCCGCGCCTACGACGACGCCATCACGGAAGGCCACGGCGCGGCGCTCCTGGACCAGGAGCGCGCCAACGTCTTCACCGCGCAGGTGGGCAACCTGCTGCCGGGTGAGGAGACGCTGGTGGAGGTGGAGTTCCTCCAGACGCTCACCTCCGAGGAGGGCAGCGTGCGCTGGATGCTGCCCACGCTGGTGGCGCCCCGGTACATCCCCGGCCCGGTGCACGGCGACCGCACGGGCCACGGCAGCGCGGCCCCGACGACGCGGGTGCCGGACGCGGACCGCATCTCTCCGCCGCAGGGCCCGGTGGACTACGGCCTGCGCATGGACCTGCTCATCGACGTGGGCCGTGACGTGGTGGTGGAGAGCCCGTCCCACCGGCTCACCGTCACGAAGGAGGGCGCGCGCACGCGGGTGAGCCTCCAGCGCGACTCGCTGTTCAAGAGCCTGGCGGGCGACGAGGTGGAGCTGAACCGGGACGTGGTGCTCACGCTGCGCAACGCCAACCCGGACGTGATGCTCACGCCCGTCGTCACCCACCGCAAGGCGGAAGGGCCGGGCACGTTCGCGCTCACGGTGGTGCCGGACCTGCTGAACCTGGCGGCGGCGCCGCCCCGGCAGGAGGTGGTGTTCGTGGTGGACACGTCCGGCTCCATGGCCGGGGACAGCCTGCCCCAGGCCCAGGCCGCGCTCCGGCTGTGCCTGCGCCACCTGCGCGAGGGGGACCGCTTCAACGTCATCGCGTTCGAGAACTCCTTCCGTTCGTTCTCCGCGCAGACGGTGCCGTTCACCCAGCGCACGCTGGAGCAGGCGGACGCGTGGGTGGCGGGGCTGAAGGCCTACGGCGGCACGGAGCTCTTGGAGCCCATGGTCACCGCGATGAAGGCCGCGCCGGACGGCGTGGTGGTGCTGCTGACGGACGGCCAGGTGGGCAACGAGGAGGAGATCCTCAACGCGGTGCTCGCGGCGCGGGGGACGGGGCGGGTGTTCTCGTTCGGCATCGGAACCAACGTGAGCGATGCGCTGTTGCGCGACCTGGCGCGGCGCACGGACGGCGCGGTGGAGTTCATCCACCCCGGGGAGCGCATCGACGAGAAGGTGGTGGCGCAGTTCTCGCGGGCGCTCGCGCCGCGCGTCACCGACCTGGAGGTGCGCTTCGACGGTGTGGAGGCCAGCGAGCTGGCTCCGGCCACGCTGCCGCCGCTGGTGGACGGCACGCCGTGGACGCTCTTCGGGCGCTATGCGCAGGCGGGCACGGGCAGCGTGACGCTGAAGGGGAAGTCGGGCCGGGAGCCCTTCTCCCTCACGGTGCGGCTGGACCTGCCCGCGCTGTCGGACCGGCCGGTGGTGGAGAAGTTGTGGGCCGCCGAGCGCATCCGGGGCTGGATGGACGCGGGGCTGGTGGGCCGGCGCGCGGAGGCGATGAAGGAGCGCATCGTGCGGCTCGCCGTCGAGCACCAGCTGGCCACGCAGTACACGTCCTTCGTGGTGGTGGAGGAGCGCCAGGGCGACCGTCGCGCGTCGGGCACTCCGGAGACGCGCGTGGTGCCGGTGAACGCGCCCGCGGGCTGGAGCATGTTCAGCGATGCCCCGGGGGACGCGGACGACGAGGCGGAGGGCATGCTCGTGCAGGCTCGCCCTGGAGCGCGGATGCCCATGGAGAAGATGAAGCGGATGGCCTCGAAGCCGGTGTCCGCGGGGGCGCCAGCCCGTTCCCGGGGCGGCGCGGTGCCTCCGCCTCCTCCCGCGAGCATGTCCGTGCCCGCGCCCGCCCCCGCGCTGGCGCCGGAGCCCCCCACCGGCTCTTCCTTCCAGGTGGGGTCCGCACAGGGTGCCGGGGCCATGGGGCCGGGTGCCGCATCCAAGGAGCGCAGGGAGCAGGAGCCCGCGAAGAAGGCGAAGGGCGGTCTCTTCGACCGGCTGATGTCCGCCTCGTCGAAGCTGCTCACGGCCCCCGAGCTGGAGGGGCGGCCCTCCTCCCAGGCCGTGCCGAGCCCGCGGAAGGACAAGGCGGAGGCGTTCTACGAGCAGGAGGAGGCCGTACTGCCGTTCGTCGCGGAGGCGCCCATCGCCGCCGAGGACGTGGGCGTCCTGCTGGGCCAGCAGCTCGCGAACGGGCTGTGGGCCGGCGCGGGTGAAGGGCCGGAGCCGGTGCGCCAGGCCCGCGCCACCGCGCGGGTGCTGCTGGTGCTCCTGCGCGAGGGCATCACCAGCAGCCATCCGCTGCACGGCGCGCAGGTGAAGAAGGCCGTGGACGCGCTGCTCGCGCTGGCCGCGCAGCTCACCCAGGCGCCGGACGTGGCGGAGCTGGCGCTGGGCGTCGCGTGGCTGGTGGCGGCGGGACCGCGCACCCGGGGCCGCATCGAGCAGGCCGCGAAGCCCCTCCCCGGCCTGGACGGGCGGCTGGGGGACTCGGCCGCGCTCCGGCAGCACATGGAGACGCTGCTGGCGACCCGGTAG
- a CDS encoding phospholipid scramblase-related protein, whose amino-acid sequence MPVESQALTLLRDEHALRVRQVKEWGEILTGFEGRNRYEVVGNDGGPLFFAGEVGSGVGLFLLRSFLKAKRPFTMELKSASGQTLLRLRRPWRFWLSRMEVEDGEGRHLGAIQQRFRFFTRAYEVLGPRDEELALLSGPFFRPWTFNVEQQGREVGTIAKRWSGFGKEMFTDADNFGVRFDGLHDPHVRTLVLAATFLIDFVHFENRRGSE is encoded by the coding sequence ATGCCCGTCGAGTCCCAGGCCCTGACCCTCTTGCGTGACGAGCACGCGCTGCGTGTGCGGCAGGTGAAGGAGTGGGGCGAAATCCTCACCGGCTTCGAGGGCCGCAACCGCTACGAGGTGGTGGGCAACGACGGAGGCCCGCTCTTCTTCGCGGGCGAGGTGGGCAGCGGCGTGGGGCTGTTCCTCCTGCGCAGCTTCCTCAAGGCGAAGCGGCCCTTCACCATGGAGCTCAAGTCCGCGAGCGGGCAGACGCTGCTGCGGCTGCGCCGCCCGTGGCGCTTCTGGCTGTCACGGATGGAGGTGGAGGACGGCGAAGGGCGGCACCTGGGCGCCATCCAGCAGCGCTTTCGCTTCTTCACCCGCGCCTACGAAGTGTTGGGGCCCCGCGACGAGGAGCTGGCCCTGCTGAGCGGGCCGTTCTTCCGGCCGTGGACGTTCAACGTGGAGCAGCAGGGCCGCGAGGTGGGCACCATCGCGAAGCGGTGGAGCGGATTCGGCAAGGAGATGTTCACGGACGCCGACAACTTCGGCGTCCGGTTCGACGGCCTGCACGACCCGCACGTGCGGACGTTGGTGCTGGCCGCGACGTTCCTCATCGACTTCGTGCACTTCGAGAACCGTCGCGGCAGTGAGTGA
- a CDS encoding YkvA family protein gives MGTRFFHYVRDPKVATWRKLAGLLAVLYFVSPVDAIPDFIPVVGWLDDLGVLSAAAFFMVREVQRWRPGTPSGEPAFDGLPRDEQGQPRVPTLRRHS, from the coding sequence ATGGGAACCCGCTTCTTCCACTACGTCCGTGACCCCAAGGTCGCGACGTGGCGCAAGCTGGCCGGGCTGCTGGCCGTCCTGTACTTCGTGTCGCCCGTGGACGCGATCCCGGACTTCATCCCGGTGGTCGGCTGGCTGGACGACCTGGGCGTGCTGTCCGCCGCGGCCTTCTTCATGGTGCGCGAGGTCCAGCGCTGGCGCCCCGGTACGCCGTCCGGGGAGCCGGCGTTCGACGGACTCCCGCGTGACGAACAGGGCCAGCCGCGCGTGCCCACGCTGCGCCGGCACTCCTAG
- a CDS encoding ABC transporter ATP-binding protein codes for MAFLSLDALTLKFLGAAAPAVRDVSLALEPGDAVALMGTSGSGKTALLRLVAGLEQPTSGTITLDGRVVAGPDTFVPPEQRPLRRVLHDAELESGLTVRDVVLSVQPKGEGLAHARGLLALFQLEDLESRTCGTLSRGQRQRVLLARALASGTKLLVLDEPFAGIDAGLRATILGELRRVLKARGSAVLFATHDVADALAFADRLVLLRAGTVEQQGTPESVYESPRSAFAAYFLGGTNLLPGSAFGRVARTALGNLPLNSDARGEVMLSLRPEALRLVPDTDGVAVGGALRAEVLERAFRGAHVDLTVSCAGMALVVRTAPSAPFREGGRARLEVAGRADVLEETSGPAR; via the coding sequence ATGGCCTTCCTCTCGCTCGATGCCCTCACCCTGAAGTTCCTCGGCGCTGCCGCCCCGGCGGTGCGGGACGTGTCGCTGGCGCTGGAGCCAGGGGACGCGGTGGCGCTGATGGGCACCTCCGGCTCCGGGAAGACCGCGCTCTTGCGGCTGGTGGCGGGCCTGGAGCAGCCGACGTCCGGCACCATCACCCTGGATGGCCGCGTCGTCGCCGGACCGGACACGTTCGTGCCCCCGGAGCAGCGCCCCCTGCGCCGCGTCCTCCACGACGCCGAGCTCGAGTCCGGCCTCACCGTGCGCGACGTGGTGCTGAGCGTGCAGCCCAAGGGCGAAGGCCTGGCGCACGCACGCGGCCTGCTGGCGCTGTTCCAGCTGGAAGACCTGGAGTCACGCACCTGCGGCACGCTCTCCCGGGGACAGCGGCAGCGCGTGCTGCTGGCCCGCGCGCTGGCCTCCGGCACGAAGCTGCTGGTGCTGGATGAGCCCTTCGCCGGAATCGACGCGGGCCTGCGCGCGACCATCCTCGGGGAGCTGCGCCGGGTGCTCAAGGCGCGAGGCAGCGCCGTGCTCTTCGCCACGCACGACGTGGCGGACGCGCTGGCCTTCGCGGACCGGCTGGTGCTGCTGCGCGCCGGCACGGTGGAACAGCAGGGCACGCCCGAGTCCGTCTACGAATCACCGCGCAGCGCCTTCGCCGCGTACTTCCTGGGCGGCACCAACCTGCTGCCCGGCTCCGCCTTCGGCCGCGTCGCGCGCACGGCCCTGGGCAACCTGCCGTTGAACTCCGATGCGCGCGGCGAGGTGATGCTCTCCCTGCGCCCGGAGGCGCTGCGGCTCGTGCCCGACACGGATGGCGTCGCGGTGGGCGGAGCGCTGCGCGCGGAGGTGCTGGAGCGCGCCTTCCGTGGCGCGCACGTGGACCTCACCGTGTCCTGCGCGGGCATGGCGCTGGTGGTGCGCACCGCCCCCTCCGCCCCGTTTCGCGAGGGCGGCCGCGCCCGCCTGGAGGTCGCGGGCCGCGCGGACGTGCTGGAGGAGACATCCGGACCGGCCCGCTAG